The following are encoded in a window of Mycobacterium vicinigordonae genomic DNA:
- a CDS encoding class I adenylate-forming enzyme family protein translates to MASIHDALGRLWGADDTADMLQRDGKWITWGQIRELAEWLDRELSAAGCGPGSRVAVVLGNRMESVAALIAILRGQRTLVTISPLQPVDRLSADLLTAGAPFVLAPVALWSQPAFTSAVAELGATSWNLDEDAVVKRSESTETVPPQDSGVAVEMLTSGTTGTPKRIPLSRVQLESSLSAALRHNERPDSSRRMPLTGKAGLVVLPIVHIGGLWGLLQFLVTARPFVLLERFTLAAWRAAVAEHRPVLVSLPPAALRTVLDSDITADELASVRAVNAGTSPVEPALVDDFYEKFGIAVLIVYGATEFSGAVAGWTLKDFRAHWAQKKGSVGRPFPGVRLRVIGDDETVLAAGETGRLQVASLQAGDSKDRWVTSSDLAHLDDDGYLFIDGRADDVILRGGFKVAPDTVVRTLRAHAAVHDAAVVGVADSRLGQIPVAAVELRRGMAVTPQELRTHCRSSLTPYEVPAEVYVVDELPRGAALKVDRRRLMAMLEQLRAG, encoded by the coding sequence ATGGCGAGCATCCACGATGCGTTGGGCCGATTATGGGGGGCTGACGACACCGCGGACATGCTGCAACGCGATGGCAAATGGATTACCTGGGGCCAGATTCGCGAGCTCGCAGAATGGCTCGATCGGGAACTCAGCGCCGCGGGTTGTGGTCCCGGGAGCCGAGTCGCGGTTGTGCTCGGTAATCGCATGGAGTCCGTTGCGGCACTGATCGCGATTCTGCGCGGGCAACGCACCCTGGTCACGATCAGCCCGCTGCAGCCGGTGGATCGCCTCAGCGCCGACCTCCTAACCGCAGGTGCCCCATTCGTACTTGCGCCCGTTGCCTTGTGGTCGCAGCCTGCATTCACCTCCGCTGTCGCCGAACTGGGCGCCACATCCTGGAATCTTGACGAGGACGCAGTCGTTAAACGCTCCGAGTCCACCGAGACTGTGCCGCCGCAGGATTCGGGAGTAGCGGTGGAAATGTTGACTTCGGGCACCACGGGCACGCCAAAGCGAATTCCGCTGAGCCGGGTCCAACTGGAGTCCTCGTTGTCGGCTGCGCTGCGTCATAACGAACGTCCGGACAGCAGTCGGCGCATGCCGCTGACCGGAAAGGCCGGTCTGGTGGTGCTGCCGATCGTGCATATCGGTGGCTTGTGGGGTCTGCTGCAGTTCCTGGTGACCGCGCGACCGTTCGTCCTTCTCGAGCGCTTTACCCTCGCGGCATGGCGAGCCGCCGTCGCCGAGCACCGGCCGGTCCTGGTATCGCTGCCACCGGCGGCCCTGCGCACAGTCCTCGACTCCGATATCACCGCTGATGAGCTTGCCAGCGTGCGCGCGGTCAATGCCGGGACCAGTCCGGTGGAGCCGGCGTTGGTCGACGACTTCTACGAGAAATTCGGCATCGCGGTGTTGATCGTGTACGGCGCCACCGAGTTCTCCGGGGCAGTTGCCGGTTGGACCCTCAAAGACTTTCGCGCGCACTGGGCGCAAAAGAAGGGCAGCGTTGGCCGTCCGTTTCCTGGCGTGCGACTGCGGGTGATTGGCGATGACGAGACGGTGTTGGCAGCGGGCGAGACAGGCCGATTGCAGGTGGCCTCGTTGCAGGCAGGTGATTCGAAGGATCGTTGGGTGACCTCCAGCGATCTCGCGCACCTCGACGATGATGGTTACCTCTTCATAGATGGCCGAGCGGACGACGTCATCCTGCGCGGAGGATTCAAGGTGGCTCCCGACACAGTGGTTCGCACTTTGCGCGCGCACGCTGCAGTCCATGACGCGGCTGTCGTCGGCGTCGCCGACTCACGGCTGGGTCAGATCCCGGTTGCTGCCGTCGAACTGCGTCGCGGGATGGCGGTGACTCCGCAGGAGCTGCGGACGCACTGCCGGTCCTCGCTGACGCCCTACGAAGTGCCTGCGGAGGTCTACGTCGTCGACGAGCTGCCGCGCGGTGCGGCACTGAAGGTGGATCGGCGCCGCTTGATGGCAATGCTCGAACAGCTGCGGGCCGGATAA
- a CDS encoding TetR/AcrR family transcriptional regulator, whose translation MTAKSGGTKRGSGRPPTGTTSVRDALLRSGATHFSQYGYAGASTRSILADAEATAPALYHHFGNKTGLYIAVAATGQEHVLDTLTSAIADKVTIADRVAALLEAATQLRREHPNIAKYLNVIQQDVARHPDLDELLIYQTRFDSLWQHVTDDVAPIPGLALGLRAVVEGLLAVGGAHVQPDEITSAAEALQQITHGGLEALQGSGPSAIE comes from the coding sequence GTGACTGCGAAGAGCGGCGGGACCAAGCGCGGTTCCGGCCGGCCACCTACCGGCACTACTTCGGTCCGCGATGCACTGTTACGTTCCGGTGCAACGCATTTCAGTCAATACGGCTATGCCGGCGCGAGCACTCGCTCCATCCTGGCCGACGCCGAGGCGACCGCTCCGGCGCTGTATCATCACTTCGGCAACAAGACCGGTCTTTACATCGCTGTCGCGGCTACGGGTCAGGAGCACGTGCTAGACACCCTCACGTCCGCGATAGCGGACAAGGTGACGATCGCCGACCGAGTGGCTGCGCTATTGGAAGCCGCGACACAGCTACGCCGTGAACACCCGAACATCGCCAAGTACCTCAATGTCATTCAACAGGACGTAGCACGTCATCCCGATCTGGACGAATTGCTCATCTATCAGACACGTTTCGATAGCCTCTGGCAGCACGTCACCGACGACGTGGCGCCAATACCGGGGCTGGCCCTAGGTCTGCGTGCCGTCGTGGAAGGCCTGCTGGCGGTGGGCGGAGCGCACGTTCAGCCCGACGAGATCACCTCTGCCGCCGAAGCCTTGCAACAGATCACCCACGGCGGGCTAGAGGCGCTGCAGGGGTCTGGTCCGTCTGCCATCGAGTAA
- a CDS encoding NAD-dependent epimerase/dehydratase family protein: protein MRIAVTGASGVFGRGIAARLRAEGHQVVGLARHRPRNWFSDSDFVHGDIRDADSVRRAVAGADVVAHCAWMVSSNPDEQLTHEINIGGTQNVLEAMDRAGSRRIVFASSVLAYGARPEGGPRLNEEDALAPSPDHFYAFHKAQVERLLAKRGKEWVAVRPGIVVGRGVDNTVMRLLGSPAFPNVEGSADRPLQIVHTDDVHRLFVRAVLGDQTGAINLAAPGEPTVRAITAKLGRRLIPARKRYIDAGLGALYRREIVEASPAEFELLLHFPIMDTSKLVNEWGYRPAWNSDECLGDFALAVRGRIVLGKKVLTLPWRIPLVHDMPAVDEPATDGVPLQPAGPDGLNGEFDSLIDPRFPTYVATNLSEALPGPFSPASASATVRGLRAGGVSIAERLRVPGVVGREMAARSVGTFGHRVYGGVTSVYYIATSMPGTDPDSLTDQFFGRELGGTPVFGPERPPQHQLSVGARVRDLLGVGLSGIGLVIRSAAESADYVRDIDRLEALLPTETTDLDDSRLESFILLARDLVVHGWTLSAWAALLCTATATFAGRLGGGDVPNPGREVASARVLTSLERLVELARANPKAVEALSADDDVLGAVQRQVPELYREIAAELARIGHRGPAECELLSSTYADDPEQFTRMIAKSLVHQIETRASVAVSGPVAKRGHLAARLAARQLREREVRRDKVVRATAILRRLMREFGRRLVDRDILDRVEDVFFFLVDELEALPPDARTVVVRRRAEMSRLAEACPPGVFSGSWQPIVDVSMLQPGQLLQGLGVSGGRIRGRVRIVSQHTIGELEPGEVLVAEVTDVGYTPAFAYAAAVVTNLGGPMSHAAIVAREFGISCVVDARNATRRLPPGAWVEVDGSTGEIRLLESAAELVTRS from the coding sequence ATGAGGATCGCGGTCACCGGAGCCAGCGGAGTCTTCGGTCGAGGTATCGCCGCGAGACTGCGCGCCGAGGGCCACCAGGTTGTCGGCCTGGCCCGGCACCGGCCCCGAAACTGGTTCTCCGACAGTGATTTCGTGCATGGTGATATCCGCGACGCCGACAGTGTGAGGCGCGCGGTAGCAGGCGCCGACGTCGTGGCACACTGCGCATGGATGGTCAGTTCCAACCCCGATGAGCAGCTCACCCACGAGATCAACATCGGCGGCACCCAGAACGTGCTCGAGGCCATGGATCGAGCGGGATCGCGGCGGATCGTCTTCGCATCCTCGGTACTCGCCTACGGGGCGCGGCCCGAGGGAGGGCCCCGCCTCAACGAGGAAGACGCCCTGGCGCCTTCCCCCGATCACTTCTATGCCTTCCATAAGGCGCAGGTCGAGCGCCTGCTGGCCAAGCGCGGCAAGGAGTGGGTGGCCGTACGCCCGGGCATCGTGGTCGGGCGCGGCGTCGACAACACCGTCATGCGCCTGCTGGGGTCGCCCGCCTTCCCGAATGTCGAAGGGTCCGCGGACCGGCCGCTGCAAATCGTGCACACCGACGATGTGCACCGGCTTTTCGTCCGGGCAGTGTTGGGCGACCAGACTGGGGCGATAAACCTTGCTGCCCCAGGCGAACCCACCGTGCGCGCCATCACCGCCAAACTCGGCCGGCGGTTGATCCCGGCGCGCAAGCGGTACATCGACGCCGGGCTCGGCGCGCTCTATCGTCGCGAAATTGTGGAGGCGTCGCCAGCGGAATTCGAGCTGTTGTTGCACTTCCCCATCATGGACACCAGCAAGCTGGTAAACGAGTGGGGTTACCGGCCGGCCTGGAATTCCGACGAGTGTCTCGGCGACTTCGCACTTGCCGTTCGTGGCCGAATAGTGTTGGGCAAGAAAGTGTTAACACTACCCTGGCGTATCCCGTTGGTGCACGATATGCCCGCCGTCGATGAGCCGGCCACCGACGGTGTGCCCCTGCAGCCCGCCGGGCCCGACGGCCTCAACGGCGAATTCGACAGCCTCATCGACCCCCGGTTCCCCACTTACGTTGCCACCAACCTGTCGGAGGCGCTGCCGGGACCGTTCTCCCCCGCGTCCGCATCGGCGACCGTACGTGGCCTGCGCGCGGGCGGTGTCTCCATTGCCGAACGGCTGCGAGTGCCGGGCGTGGTCGGACGGGAGATGGCGGCCAGGTCAGTCGGCACGTTCGGACACAGGGTCTACGGCGGGGTGACGTCGGTTTACTATATCGCCACATCAATGCCAGGCACCGACCCCGACAGCTTGACCGACCAGTTCTTCGGACGCGAACTCGGCGGGACCCCGGTATTCGGCCCCGAACGCCCCCCGCAGCACCAACTCAGCGTCGGAGCACGGGTGCGAGATCTGCTAGGCGTCGGGCTGAGCGGCATCGGGTTGGTAATCCGATCCGCCGCTGAGTCAGCCGATTACGTGCGCGATATCGACCGTCTCGAGGCCCTGCTGCCCACCGAAACGACCGACCTCGATGACAGTCGATTAGAAAGCTTTATCTTGCTGGCCCGCGATTTGGTCGTGCACGGATGGACATTATCGGCCTGGGCAGCTTTGTTGTGCACGGCGACCGCCACCTTCGCGGGGCGATTGGGCGGTGGCGACGTACCCAATCCGGGCCGGGAGGTGGCCAGCGCCCGAGTACTGACCAGTCTGGAGCGACTCGTCGAGTTAGCCCGCGCTAATCCCAAAGCAGTCGAGGCGCTTTCGGCCGACGACGATGTGCTCGGCGCAGTGCAGCGGCAGGTACCCGAGCTGTATCGGGAGATCGCTGCGGAGCTTGCCCGGATCGGGCACCGCGGGCCCGCCGAATGCGAATTACTGTCCTCCACCTACGCCGATGATCCCGAGCAGTTCACCCGCATGATCGCAAAGTCGCTTGTGCACCAGATAGAGACACGGGCTAGTGTCGCGGTCTCGGGACCGGTGGCCAAGCGCGGACACCTCGCAGCCCGGCTAGCGGCGCGGCAGCTGCGGGAACGAGAAGTCAGGCGCGACAAGGTGGTACGGGCGACCGCGATCTTGCGTCGACTCATGCGCGAGTTCGGACGTCGGCTGGTCGATCGCGACATTCTCGACCGGGTTGAAGACGTCTTTTTCTTCCTAGTCGACGAACTGGAAGCGTTGCCGCCCGATGCCCGGACCGTCGTCGTGCGGCGACGCGCGGAGATGTCCCGCCTCGCCGAGGCGTGTCCGCCGGGGGTGTTCAGCGGGTCGTGGCAGCCGATAGTCGACGTTTCGATGCTGCAGCCAGGACAACTGTTGCAGGGTTTGGGCGTCAGCGGCGGGCGTATCCGCGGGCGGGTACGCATCGTCAGCCAACACACCATCGGCGAGCTGGAACCCGGCGAAGTACTGGTGGCGGAGGTGACCGACGTGGGTTATACGCCCGCCTTCGCCTACGCGGCCGCGGTGGTGACCAATCTTGGCGGTCCCATGTCACATGCGGCCATCGTGGCCAGAGAGTTCGGCATCAGCTGTGTGGTCGACGCCCGCAACGCCACCCGCCGACTACCCCCCGGCGCATGGGTCGAAGTTGACGGATCGACCGGCGAGATACGGCTCTTGGAATCGGCCGCAGAGCTGGTCACACGCAGCTAG
- a CDS encoding ABC transporter substrate-binding protein: MATVYHGRPIEPYRLGMLIDLPGHPGLSDCWPDAVRLASEEVNARGLLERGIEVIVREVYAQPWSTAHGLIKAYRALVDDDGVLGVVGPFTSDNCLALLPEIERLKVPTATICGSTRFRGDYAYAFANGGLADEPAVMAAWLEANGYRRVAVLRERTQIGEEYAEFFRYELQPHNLVITAEPPVYPATSVEELTEALHVCRDSKPDALVYLGLGGVNQWIRPALEQIGWDPPRIQTTAFVSATYSEERANRLDGWVGVDQYDERNEVFAAVRERFRDRFGYDYATSGLSTGYDIGHAFALALGRMRYATPTALRDALDTLRRIPACTGGPGTIITLGPSDHRAYKGADFLVLRRAEGGSTTLEGVAPVVPWQQPS, translated from the coding sequence GTGGCCACCGTCTACCACGGTCGACCGATTGAGCCGTATCGGCTCGGGATGCTGATCGACCTACCGGGCCATCCGGGTCTCAGCGACTGCTGGCCAGATGCGGTGCGCTTGGCCAGCGAAGAGGTGAATGCCCGCGGACTGCTCGAACGCGGCATCGAGGTGATAGTCCGTGAGGTGTATGCACAGCCGTGGTCCACGGCGCACGGGCTGATCAAGGCGTACCGCGCACTTGTCGACGACGACGGCGTACTCGGTGTAGTCGGGCCGTTCACCTCGGACAACTGTCTGGCGCTGTTGCCCGAGATCGAGCGCCTCAAGGTGCCCACCGCCACCATCTGCGGATCCACCCGATTCCGCGGTGACTACGCCTATGCCTTCGCCAACGGAGGGCTGGCCGACGAGCCAGCGGTGATGGCAGCCTGGCTCGAGGCCAACGGATACCGCAGGGTCGCGGTGCTGCGCGAGCGCACCCAGATCGGCGAAGAGTACGCAGAGTTCTTCCGCTACGAATTGCAGCCACACAACCTGGTCATCACGGCCGAGCCGCCGGTCTACCCGGCCACCAGCGTCGAGGAATTGACCGAAGCCCTACACGTGTGCCGCGACTCCAAGCCCGACGCGTTGGTCTACCTCGGGCTCGGAGGGGTCAACCAGTGGATACGCCCGGCGCTCGAACAGATCGGCTGGGATCCGCCGCGCATCCAGACCACCGCATTCGTCAGCGCGACCTACAGCGAAGAACGTGCGAACCGCCTCGACGGCTGGGTCGGCGTCGACCAGTACGACGAGCGCAACGAGGTGTTCGCCGCGGTGCGGGAAAGATTCCGCGACCGCTTTGGCTATGACTACGCAACCTCGGGCTTATCCACCGGCTACGACATCGGCCACGCCTTCGCCCTGGCACTGGGCAGGATGCGTTACGCCACCCCGACGGCGCTGCGTGACGCGTTGGACACGCTGCGCCGGATCCCGGCGTGCACCGGCGGACCGGGCACGATCATCACCCTCGGGCCATCCGACCACCGCGCCTACAAGGGCGCCGACTTCCTGGTGTTACGCCGCGCCGAAGGGGGATCCACCACTCTGGAAGGCGTCGCCCCGGTGGTCCCCTGGCAGCAACCATCATGA
- a CDS encoding amidase — protein MTLSATELARRIRTGAATSREVVETHIAHIEQVNPTLNAVVCERFSEARQEADAADERVHTEDPDSLPPFHGVPCTIKENIALTGMPNTCGVVARKTVIADRDAPSVARLRAAGAIPLGVTNIAEWTAWTATDNRIYGRTNNAYHPARTAGGSSGGEGAAVGSGASPFGLGTDIGGSIRIPAFCNGVFGHKPTGGLVPSSGQFPNCQGAQARINTTGPLARRAEDLMPLLRVIAGPHPTDPQSRHFELGDPSAVDVKDLRILVIDTDGNRPKVSNELRTAASRAAAVLRALGARVEHPTISGLSKAVFGYFGRLLQDGQWPFALETGPRTLRWASPLKEHILPVAAVNILTPPLLRFPAAIHRLTMTAQSLEAEIDSALGDDGVLFYPSATGVAPAHGRGGALHFRFALLFNALEMPATQVPLGLGTAGLPLGLQVVAGRGQDHRTIAVALALEKAFGGWTPPKY, from the coding sequence TTGACCCTGTCAGCGACGGAGCTGGCTCGGCGGATTCGCACCGGAGCGGCGACCTCCAGAGAGGTCGTAGAGACCCACATCGCCCACATCGAGCAAGTCAACCCGACCCTCAACGCCGTGGTGTGTGAGCGCTTTTCGGAAGCCAGACAAGAGGCTGACGCGGCCGACGAACGAGTGCACACAGAAGACCCCGACAGTCTGCCACCGTTTCATGGTGTCCCCTGCACCATCAAGGAGAACATCGCCCTGACCGGCATGCCGAACACATGTGGTGTCGTCGCGCGCAAGACCGTGATCGCCGACAGAGACGCTCCTTCGGTCGCGCGGTTACGGGCGGCGGGGGCGATTCCGCTCGGCGTCACCAACATTGCGGAATGGACGGCGTGGACCGCAACCGACAACCGCATCTACGGTCGTACCAACAACGCCTACCACCCCGCACGCACCGCCGGAGGCAGCAGTGGCGGTGAAGGGGCGGCCGTCGGTTCGGGCGCATCGCCCTTCGGCCTCGGGACCGACATCGGCGGATCAATCCGAATTCCCGCCTTCTGCAATGGGGTATTTGGACACAAACCCACCGGGGGTTTAGTGCCGTCCTCGGGCCAGTTCCCCAATTGCCAAGGTGCACAAGCACGAATCAACACCACCGGCCCGTTGGCTCGCAGAGCCGAAGACCTGATGCCGCTGCTGCGGGTGATCGCCGGACCCCACCCCACCGATCCGCAAAGCCGCCACTTCGAGCTCGGTGACCCGTCGGCCGTGGACGTCAAGGACCTTCGGATACTGGTCATCGATACCGATGGGAACCGCCCCAAGGTATCTAACGAATTGCGTACCGCAGCCAGTCGGGCGGCCGCCGTCCTGAGAGCACTAGGAGCCCGGGTCGAACACCCGACTATTTCGGGCCTGTCGAAGGCCGTGTTCGGGTACTTCGGCAGACTGCTGCAAGACGGTCAGTGGCCATTCGCACTCGAGACCGGGCCCCGCACACTGCGGTGGGCGTCACCGCTGAAGGAGCACATTCTTCCGGTCGCCGCGGTGAATATACTGACTCCGCCGTTGCTCCGGTTTCCCGCAGCAATTCACCGATTGACCATGACGGCACAGTCGCTTGAAGCCGAAATCGACAGTGCCCTCGGTGACGACGGTGTGCTGTTCTATCCCAGCGCGACCGGCGTGGCACCGGCTCACGGCCGCGGCGGGGCCCTGCACTTCCGCTTCGCGCTACTGTTCAACGCGCTCGAGATGCCCGCCACACAGGTTCCACTCGGACTTGGCACGGCGGGTCTGCCACTCGGGTTGCAGGTCGTCGCAGGGCGCGGTCAGGACCACCGCACGATCGCGGTCGCTCTGGCGCTGGAAAAGGCGTTCGGCGGTTGGACGCCGCCGAAATATTAG
- a CDS encoding mycofactocin-coupled SDR family oxidoreductase has translation MGRVQDKVAFITGAARGQGRSHAVHLAAEGADIIAVDICEDIDSNEYPLARPEDLDETARLVEKTGRRIVPIQADVRDRSALAAALGTGVAELGKVDVVVANAGIAPLGDRLGVGAFIDAVDVDLIGVINTVHVALPLLGAGGSIIATGSVAALLSSSASGGSGPKGMGGAGYSLAKRMLVDYTTTLAVKLAPRSIRVNAVHPTNCDTDMLQSEPMYRAFRPDLANPTVEEAEAGFRSMQAMPVAWVDPSDISYAVVYLASDESRYVTGMQMRVDGGATIQRGM, from the coding sequence ATGGGTCGCGTCCAGGATAAGGTCGCGTTCATCACCGGTGCGGCACGCGGCCAGGGCCGCAGTCACGCCGTGCACCTCGCCGCGGAAGGCGCCGACATCATCGCGGTCGACATCTGCGAGGACATCGACAGCAACGAATATCCGTTGGCGCGCCCCGAGGACCTCGACGAAACCGCGCGACTGGTAGAGAAGACCGGTCGGCGAATTGTTCCGATCCAGGCGGATGTGCGAGATCGCAGCGCGCTCGCGGCCGCACTCGGCACTGGCGTCGCCGAATTGGGAAAAGTCGATGTGGTGGTGGCGAATGCGGGCATCGCCCCGCTTGGTGACCGTCTCGGCGTCGGGGCCTTCATCGACGCCGTCGACGTCGACCTGATCGGTGTGATCAACACCGTCCACGTGGCGCTTCCCCTTCTCGGGGCGGGCGGGTCGATCATTGCGACCGGGTCGGTCGCCGCCTTGCTCTCCAGTTCGGCGTCCGGGGGCAGCGGTCCGAAGGGCATGGGCGGTGCTGGCTACAGTCTGGCCAAGCGGATGCTGGTCGACTACACCACGACGCTCGCAGTGAAGCTTGCTCCCCGGTCTATTCGAGTCAATGCCGTGCATCCCACCAACTGCGACACCGACATGCTGCAGAGTGAACCGATGTACCGGGCATTCCGTCCTGATCTGGCCAATCCCACGGTCGAAGAGGCCGAGGCAGGCTTCCGTTCGATGCAGGCGATGCCTGTTGCCTGGGTCGACCCGTCCGACATCTCTTATGCGGTGGTATATCTGGCTTCCGACGAGTCACGCTATGTCACCGGCATGCAGATGCGCGTTGACGGCGGTGCCACGATCCAGCGAGGTATGTGA
- a CDS encoding pyruvate, phosphate dikinase — MVLLDGTAQQPRELLGNKGYGINAMRREGLPVPPAFCITTEVCTRYFTEPEAASDSIRDEVRAKLRWLESETSRTFGRGPRPLLVSVRSGGALSMPGMLDTVLDLGVDDTVEAALAELHSPEFAADTRQRFRHMYRRIVLDDECGVVPDDPFQQLRGAIGAVFRSWNSPRAIAYRKHHRLSDTGGTAVVVQAMVFGNMDNKSGTGVLFSRNPMTGADQPFGEWLPGGQGEDVVSGTFDVEPVAALRDEQPEVYDELINAAETLERIARDVQDIEFTVEQGKLWLLQTRTAKRSAQAGVRFALALRNEGLIGDAEVLRRVDPTHLNILLQPSLQPETRFAADLLARGLPASPGIASGTAYIDVDEAIDAAEDGEDVILVRPSTSPDDIQGMMAATGIVTEIGGATSHAAVVSRELHRPSIVGCGVGVAATLAGRLITIDGTEGEVREGILPLSAWSERNSPYLAELGEIARRHSPLSAYMSGDYPALDDDTEASVRAAMDAGLTHVVSAHPLVAMLTAIRMYGTITQD, encoded by the coding sequence GTGGTCCTACTCGACGGCACGGCACAGCAGCCGCGAGAGTTACTGGGCAACAAAGGTTATGGCATCAATGCAATGCGCCGCGAGGGCCTACCGGTACCGCCGGCATTCTGCATCACCACCGAGGTCTGCACTCGGTACTTCACGGAACCCGAGGCCGCTTCGGACTCGATCCGCGATGAGGTACGCGCGAAACTACGCTGGCTGGAATCCGAAACCTCCCGGACTTTCGGGAGGGGACCACGTCCCCTGCTGGTCAGTGTCCGCAGCGGCGGCGCCCTGTCTATGCCCGGGATGCTGGACACCGTCCTCGATCTAGGTGTCGACGACACTGTCGAAGCGGCGCTGGCCGAATTGCACAGCCCCGAGTTTGCCGCTGACACTCGACAACGGTTTCGCCACATGTACCGGCGCATCGTGCTCGACGACGAGTGCGGCGTGGTCCCTGACGATCCGTTCCAGCAACTGCGTGGAGCAATCGGCGCGGTATTCAGGTCGTGGAACTCGCCACGCGCCATCGCATACCGAAAGCACCACCGACTCAGCGACACGGGCGGAACCGCCGTGGTGGTGCAGGCCATGGTGTTCGGAAACATGGACAACAAATCCGGCACGGGCGTGTTGTTCTCCCGTAACCCGATGACCGGCGCCGACCAACCATTCGGCGAATGGCTGCCGGGCGGCCAGGGCGAGGACGTCGTATCTGGAACCTTCGACGTGGAGCCGGTGGCTGCGCTTCGCGATGAGCAACCCGAGGTCTACGACGAACTGATCAACGCTGCGGAGACGCTCGAACGAATCGCCAGGGACGTCCAGGACATCGAATTCACCGTTGAGCAGGGCAAACTCTGGTTGCTGCAGACTCGAACGGCCAAGCGGTCGGCTCAGGCGGGCGTACGGTTCGCACTGGCCCTACGCAACGAGGGCCTGATCGGCGATGCCGAGGTACTGCGCCGCGTAGATCCGACCCACCTGAACATTCTGCTTCAGCCGTCGCTACAACCCGAAACACGTTTTGCTGCAGATCTTTTAGCCAGAGGGCTGCCGGCCTCCCCTGGTATCGCATCGGGCACGGCGTACATCGATGTCGACGAAGCCATCGACGCTGCCGAAGACGGAGAGGATGTGATCCTAGTCCGGCCCAGCACCAGCCCCGATGACATTCAGGGGATGATGGCGGCGACCGGCATCGTCACCGAGATCGGCGGGGCCACCAGCCACGCGGCAGTGGTATCGCGCGAATTGCACCGACCGTCGATCGTGGGATGCGGAGTCGGAGTCGCGGCAACCCTGGCCGGCAGGCTAATTACCATTGACGGCACGGAAGGTGAAGTGCGGGAGGGCATCCTGCCGCTGTCTGCTTGGTCCGAACGTAATTCGCCATACCTTGCGGAGCTGGGTGAGATCGCGCGCCGGCACAGCCCGCTGTCCGCTTACATGTCGGGCGACTACCCGGCTCTGGATGACGACACCGAAGCCAGCGTACGGGCAGCGATGGACGCTGGACTCACACATGTCGTCTCGGCCCATCCGCTGGTTGCCATGCTGACCGCAATACGGATGTACGGCACGATAACTCAGGACTAG